Proteins from one Desulfomicrobium macestii genomic window:
- a CDS encoding CIS tube protein, with amino-acid sequence MAWDQQPIKGYLVDADTGERLEFQYNPNSISDEKSTDYATIKIPGMSHPRYQYVAGEPRRIAFKVELFKGPVKQKVDWLRSLQYPEHAGTMLKNAPHRVLLIFGDLYPGVTCIVRQVKARFFGLFDRDNLLPQRAEVDIVLEEYVDQSINWSEVRS; translated from the coding sequence ATGGCATGGGATCAACAGCCCATCAAGGGATATCTGGTAGACGCCGACACGGGGGAGCGGCTCGAATTCCAGTACAACCCCAACTCCATCAGCGACGAGAAGTCGACCGACTACGCAACGATCAAAATCCCCGGCATGAGCCACCCGCGCTACCAGTACGTCGCCGGAGAACCGCGCCGGATCGCCTTCAAGGTCGAGCTGTTCAAGGGGCCGGTCAAACAGAAGGTCGACTGGCTCCGCTCGCTGCAATATCCGGAGCACGCCGGAACCATGCTCAAGAATGCGCCGCACCGCGTACTGCTGATTTTCGGCGATCTCTACCCGGGCGTGACCTGCATCGTCCGGCAGGTGAAGGCGCGGTTCTTCGGCCTGTTCGACCGGGACAACCTGCTGCCGCAACGGGCCGAGGTGGACATCGTCCTCGAGGAATATGTGGATCAGTCCATCAACTGGTCGGAGGTACGTTCATGA
- a CDS encoding DUF7768 domain-containing protein, giving the protein MKRIFVCSPFAGDIARNVKVAEALCRQVMRSGHAPFAPHLLYPTFTDDSVTEQRETGIACGLAYMECCDEVWAFTGNGISSGMRRELDRAGQLGKPIIEIAEV; this is encoded by the coding sequence ATGAAACGCATCTTTGTCTGCAGCCCGTTCGCGGGCGACATAGCCCGAAACGTGAAGGTCGCCGAGGCACTTTGCCGCCAGGTCATGAGAAGCGGTCACGCGCCGTTCGCGCCGCATCTGCTATATCCGACCTTCACCGATGACAGCGTCACCGAGCAGCGAGAGACGGGCATCGCCTGCGGCCTGGCCTACATGGAATGTTGCGACGAAGTGTGGGCGTTCACCGGCAACGGCATTTCCAGCGGCATGCGGCGGGAACTCGACCGGGCCGGACAACTGGGCAAGCCAATCATCGAGATCGCCGAGGTGTAA
- a CDS encoding YcbK family protein: MGDLSKNFNRLEFACKGKSCCGHSAAVHPDLVDALQALRDHIGKPLSITSGFRCNRHNKAVGGAEQSFHTLGMAADVSCPAGVSPEELAVIAEEIPLFCEGGIGVYASWVHLDVRQSGKARWRS, translated from the coding sequence ATGGGTGATCTCAGCAAGAATTTCAACCGTTTGGAATTCGCCTGCAAGGGCAAGAGTTGCTGCGGCCATTCGGCTGCGGTCCATCCCGACCTGGTCGACGCCCTGCAGGCTTTGCGCGACCACATCGGCAAACCGCTGTCCATCACCAGCGGCTTCCGCTGTAACCGGCACAACAAGGCGGTGGGCGGAGCGGAGCAGAGTTTCCACACGCTGGGTATGGCGGCCGACGTGAGCTGTCCCGCTGGCGTTTCGCCCGAGGAATTGGCGGTCATCGCCGAGGAGATCCCTCTTTTTTGCGAGGGCGGCATCGGCGTCTATGCCTCCTGGGTCCATCTCGACGTGCGCCAGTCGGGCAAGGCGAGGTGGCGGTCATGA
- a CDS encoding DUF1353 domain-containing protein encodes MSAETKTLFSGTALGLSGPLRVEILPNGMTARLTQPFRVRTGAGRIIEVPAGFETDFASVPRLFWRVVPPWGRYSPAAVVHDYLYHTGKVSRLAADRVFLELMAALGVPLWKRQVMYWAVRLGGWLAWDASRKRETEHA; translated from the coding sequence ATGAGCGCCGAAACCAAGACCCTGTTTTCCGGCACCGCGCTGGGTCTCTCCGGGCCGCTTCGGGTAGAGATACTTCCCAATGGAATGACCGCCAGGCTGACTCAGCCGTTCCGTGTCCGCACCGGCGCTGGCCGCATCATCGAAGTGCCCGCCGGGTTCGAGACCGATTTCGCCTCGGTGCCGCGCCTGTTCTGGCGCGTGGTGCCACCCTGGGGGCGATATTCCCCGGCCGCCGTCGTTCACGACTACCTCTACCACACCGGCAAGGTCTCGCGGCTTGCTGCCGACCGCGTCTTTCTCGAACTGATGGCTGCCCTGGGCGTGCCTCTGTGGAAAAGGCAGGTCATGTATTGGGCGGTTCGCCTGGGCGGCTGGCTGGCCTGGGACGCCAGTCGAAAA
- a CDS encoding LysM peptidoglycan-binding domain-containing protein: MIGRDSRYARCLLYRDSDGTSLGMRQRIDTTPRHDDRLHTVVEGDRLDLLAHRYLGDARLWWIICDYNDLFFPLALEPGLALRIPSREHVQMRLLD; the protein is encoded by the coding sequence ATGATCGGCCGTGATTCCCGATACGCCCGCTGTCTTCTCTACCGGGACAGCGACGGCACCTCCCTCGGCATGCGCCAGCGCATCGACACCACCCCCAGACACGACGACCGCCTACACACCGTAGTCGAGGGCGACCGTCTGGATCTGCTCGCTCACCGCTATCTGGGTGATGCCCGGCTCTGGTGGATCATCTGCGACTACAACGACCTCTTTTTCCCGTTGGCGCTCGAGCCGGGTCTGGCGCTGCGCATTCCCTCCCGCGAACACGTCCAGATGCGCCTGCTCGACTGA
- a CDS encoding phage late control D family protein has product MDLDTFKPTFLIQIEGQDLSKDITQEITSFVFTDNEEELDVLELSVTDRNLQFVDDPLFQEGNEIVARFGYVGNLSPRKKAVIKDIDYDFPENGDPIIRIKAYDKGFKLAGKENQKVWQKPAPGILYSEIAEQIAAANGLSPVVTATKGTHLRVTQSNISDAQFLKELAEKARDRDGDGVSGYVFYIQDDELHFHPRELDQTPLLTLEYFTDTKGLLRSFRPSTQSQGAKGAGVETKTVGVDPRKKDVVEHKANNATTPERTALGKQTYLVDGNTGEGSFKEQETGQIVPSFDRSEGFHEEPRQEPAQDSAEGKFREAELRQVEADAATIGIPQLRAKKNVEIKGVGRKFSGIYYCHSVRHSISGAGYLCELKLKKNALGKGAGDKSAESQGKPNDKEAPPTPQNEPPAMVTIDADSGAVTQGGGNG; this is encoded by the coding sequence ATGGATCTGGATACCTTCAAGCCGACATTTCTGATTCAGATCGAGGGGCAAGACCTCTCGAAGGACATCACCCAGGAGATCACCTCGTTCGTCTTCACCGACAACGAGGAGGAGCTGGATGTCCTCGAACTGTCGGTGACCGACCGCAACCTGCAGTTCGTCGACGATCCGCTGTTCCAGGAAGGCAACGAGATCGTGGCCCGCTTCGGCTACGTGGGGAACCTCTCTCCGCGCAAGAAGGCGGTCATCAAGGACATCGATTACGACTTCCCGGAAAACGGCGATCCGATCATCCGCATCAAGGCCTACGACAAGGGCTTCAAATTGGCGGGCAAGGAGAACCAGAAAGTCTGGCAGAAACCCGCTCCCGGCATCCTCTATTCGGAAATCGCCGAACAGATCGCCGCCGCCAACGGCCTCTCGCCGGTGGTCACGGCCACCAAGGGGACCCATCTCCGCGTCACCCAGAGCAACATCTCGGACGCCCAGTTCCTCAAGGAGCTGGCGGAAAAGGCCCGCGACCGCGATGGCGACGGCGTGAGCGGCTATGTCTTCTACATCCAGGACGACGAACTCCATTTCCATCCCCGCGAGCTCGACCAGACGCCGCTTCTGACCCTCGAATATTTCACCGACACCAAGGGCCTGCTGCGCTCGTTCCGCCCCAGCACCCAATCGCAGGGGGCCAAGGGCGCGGGTGTCGAGACCAAGACGGTCGGCGTCGACCCGCGCAAGAAGGACGTGGTCGAGCACAAGGCCAACAACGCCACCACGCCCGAGCGGACGGCCTTGGGCAAGCAGACTTATCTGGTCGACGGCAACACCGGCGAAGGCAGCTTCAAGGAACAGGAGACGGGGCAGATCGTGCCGAGCTTCGACCGTTCCGAAGGCTTTCATGAAGAGCCGCGCCAGGAGCCCGCCCAGGACAGCGCCGAAGGCAAATTCCGCGAGGCGGAACTGCGCCAGGTCGAGGCGGATGCGGCCACCATCGGCATTCCCCAGCTACGCGCCAAGAAGAACGTCGAGATCAAGGGCGTGGGACGGAAGTTTTCCGGCATCTATTACTGCCACTCGGTGCGCCACAGCATCAGCGGCGCTGGCTATCTCTGCGAACTCAAACTCAAGAAGAACGCCCTCGGCAAGGGCGCGGGCGACAAGTCCGCCGAGTCCCAGGGCAAACCCAACGACAAGGAGGCCCCGCCCACGCCGCAAAACGAGCCGCCAGCCATGGTGACCATCGACGCGGATTCCGGCGCGGTCACACAAGGAGGCGGTAATGGGTGA